The following is a genomic window from Nymphaea colorata isolate Beijing-Zhang1983 chromosome 3, ASM883128v2, whole genome shotgun sequence.
CGAGCGCAGTCCGTGCTCCAGGTGGCCATGGACAGACTCGAGGACGAGTTCCGGCACGTTTTGATCCGTAAAACTGTGCCGCTCGATGCCGATCGGCTCAGCGGAAGCACCTCCATTCGACGGGATGATGAGGGCGGGTCCGAGTACTCTGGGGGAGGCGGCGACCACGACTGCGGCGGCAGCGAGGAGATAGATGCGGCCGATCGGAGCGAGTACGCCTGTGACGAGGGGCCGCTGTCTTTAGAGTTGATCAGGCCGGAAGCAATTCCCGGTCTGAGGGATATCGCCCACCGGATGGTCAATTCAGGCTATGCCGGCGAGTGCTGCCAGGTCTACAGCAGCATCCGACGGGACGTTCTCGAGGAGTGCCTCTCTATCCTCGGCGTCGACAAGCTCAGCATCGACGACGTGCAGAAAATGGAATGGAACCCCCTTGACGGAAAAATTCGGCGGTGGATCCAGGCCATGAAAATCACTGTTGGCGACATCTTTTCCGGTGAGCACCGCCTGTGCGAGCAGATCTTTGGAGAGCTCGGCGGGGATGTTCGGGAGGTTTGCTTCGTGGAGACGGCGAAGAGCGCGGTGCTGCAGCTTCTTAACTTCGGCGAGGCTGTCGCGATTGGGCGCAGGTCGCCCGAGAAGTTATCGCGGATTCTGGACATGTATGACGCTCTCGCAGAGGCCCTTCCAGACCTACAGTTCCTATTTTCCGGCGAGGCCGGGGAAGCGTTGGTCGAAGAGGCCATGAGCTTGCTGGTGAGCCTAGGGGATGCGGCCAAAGGGACGTTTGCGGAATTCGAGAACGCGATCCGGAGGGAGGCATCGAGGACGCCTATCCAGGGAGGGGCGATACACCCGCTGGTACGGTACGTCATGAATTATCTAAAATTGCTGGTCGACTACAGCGACACTCTGAATGTGTTGATGGAGGATGACACCATCAACGTTCCAGAGGAGGACGAGGAGATCAGGTACTTGGGGAGTAATTCACCAATGGCGAGGAGGCTGTTCTCGTTGACCTCTTTGTTGGAGGCTAACGTGGTCGAGAAATCGAAACTTTACAAGGACAAGGCGATGCAGTTTGTCTTCTTGATGAACAATCTACTGTACATTGTGCAGAGAGTGAAGGATTCGGAGCTCAGTGGGCTCCTTGGTGACCGCTGGGTGAAGAAACGCAGGGGACAGGTCCGGCAGTACGCCACTGGCTACCTCCGCGCATCGTGGAATAAGGTGTTGTTGTGTTTGAAAGATGAAGGAATCGGAAGTGGTTTAGGGGGCTCGTCTTCGGGTGGTGCTGTCTCTAAAGTTGCTCTGAAGGAGCGATTCAAGAATTTCAATTTGGGGTTTGAAGAGATTTACAGGAATCAGACAGCTTGGAATGTGCCTGATCCGCAGCTCAGCGAGGAGCTCCGGATTTCGATCTCAGAGAAGGTTATTCCAGCATACCGATCTTTTATGGGGCGGTTTAGGAGTCACTTGGAGAGCTCGAGGCACGcagataaatatataaaatatacacCAGAAGATTTGGAGAACTATCTGCTGGATTTGTTCGAAGGGGTGCCTGCAACTTTGAGCCATCCACGAAGGAAGAGTTCGTGATGGATAAGGAGCCAGTTGTCGTTAACTAGCAAATCTTATCCCTTTTGAGCTTTCGCGCTCAAGATTACGAGGGGTATGCTCGTTGAATCCGCCCAAGGATCTTCGTTTTTATTATTATAGATTGCGCACCCGATGTGGTAACTCTTTTTACTGCTTGTCTTTAGGTTTGCACCGTTAATTATGACCTCATGATTTCTAGGTGCTTGTTGCTGTACGGTCTTAGGAGTGTACATATTTCACTAGTTCATTCGGCTGTATATCCTATGTCGGTCTTTTGGGTTTCAATGATCCGCGTGTTTTCACGTGGAACCTGATGTGAACTTGACAACCCATTTTTTGTGCCGCTATGTATATTTGGTTATTCAATTAAGATGCCTCAGTTCCTTCATCGTAAGGAACATGTGTCACCAATATGCTTGTTGTTTCTTTCAGGGCTGCTCGTGGGCATGTTTAATTGGTTGAGATTGATCATTTGATTAGTGTTACTGGTCCTATTCGTTTCTGCGAGGGTGCagttttagttttccttttctttcttttatctgtGGGAACACGAAGCTTTCAGGAAAAGAGTCTTGTATACGACTTGTTCAGTCCATCGTTCTGCTGGGTAACTGATCCAGGGTTAGAAGGTTGCTTCAAGAGTTCATTGTTCAAGGATAAATTTGAACCCAGTTGATTGTGCTGGTTCGATGTCCTACTTTTGCTCTTGTGTTCTTATGTTAGGTTCTAATTCCACAATTTCcattcttttcttggtttccATTTATTGTCAGTTAAATGACATTCTTTACGTAGGCGGATTAGCCTCTGTATTTGGTCTGCATAATCCAACGTAAGAATGGTTGGTAAATTGGGAGGAGTCAGTAAACATGGAGTTTGCGTGGTGTTAGTCTGAAAGGCAAATTCTACAATGTGGTTACATATATTACTAGAAATTGAATAAGACTAAAGCTCCTCCTCATGAGACTATTGTATGTTGTGGCCTGTGGGTCTTGACCCGTAATTGAGGTGATATAGTAGTGTAAATATCTGTAATGATGCAAACAAAGATTGTGTTCagagttaaaaaattaaaatgttacaTGATACTCCTGTTCTTGTCTGAATCGTGTGGAGTTTTTTCGTATCTAGTGTGACGTCATGTGCATAGTTTTTTTCTTCGTTCTTGATGTGGTATCATGTCTCTACCCCATTCAACATTTGCATCTTATTGAGCAACCATCTTGCACGTTATCACACCTTGCCTATTTTCCTCAAGTCTTCAACATTATCTGTGTCTTGTcctttattgtttctttttaaatgaattGCAGATTTGTTTCAATCTTTGACCCTTTGTCCTTTATAAAATCACATTGTTTCGAATTGATCTTATAAATATGTATTGGTGAAATGGTACAAGGTCTATTTCAGTTCCATATGTTGTGTCTCTTTCACTGCTGTTAATGTCACAGTCTGTGAACAGGAAACGGAGGAAACCATGGGTAGACTTTTACCAGTTAACAAATGGTTTTTATTACCAGATGAATTTGGTGTATCCTGGTAAGCTTTAAGCATCTTGTTTCTGTCAACTGTTGCTGTCGTCCAATATCTTGTAGACCAGGAGGAGAAAAAACTTTCTAATGCATGTAAAAAAGTAGGCCACTTGCTGGAAATGTTTAAATTGTTACCCTTCTCCAAATTGAATGGACGCTAGAATAAAAaggggtagagagagagagagaattcgtAAATTGCTTTATCCTAGTGGTATATTGATGAAATATCTTATGGCCTGCATGAACAGAAGATATTGTTTCACTGAAGCATCATGAACAGGAGGGGATTTGTTACTTCTTATAATGTGAGGCAATTTGGTAAACTACCATTGCGGGGCCCATATCACATGGACAGACTGATCCTTTGGGATCTGAAAGGACTTTAACAAGTTTGTCTTAAAGCAATGGTTCTTTGTATTGGCATCTGTCCAATTGTGAGAGCTTGATCTGTCGTAGGGGCAAATTTGTCTACTGCCCAGCTGACTGGGTTGAGGGTTCTGATAATACTTGGCATCTTTTGGGGCAGATTCTCCATAActagagaaattttttttttctctttattttttatttgcatgTATGTCTGTGTATGCACATGTATGGATTGGTAAATATCACAGGATATTGGTGGTTTGGTGCTCCCATCTAATTTGAAAAGCAACCATTCAATTTCCTTTTTGAATCAAGCAATGGTTAGTAGACTACCAAGCTGCTACCTGTTTCTATAATCTTATAGTAAGGAATCAGTACTGTTTTGAATATCAATTGCACGGCCATGGTTTGCAAATGTTGATGCGTCTTGTAGGAACAGATTTCTTTGGGGCTCTTCAATAATATGTTccatttctttccttgaatcaCATATTGGCTGCAACGTGTTAATGAATAATGAATTACGTGGGTTTATTTTCACTTACAGCTTGTCATGCATAATATTGATAATTCAGTTGACaggtttttcttgaaaatggatGCCTTCTCTTACTCTTTCTAATAGTAGTGATTTGTTTCCTAAACTTCATGAGAAGATCCCTTATCTCACTTGGGGTGTTCTTAAATGTCATGTTAAAATATCCAGAAATTAGGTTGCATATCCTGTTGTAGATGGTTAACTAGTGATTGTACTTGAATATGCATTCTATGAGCCACTTTTGAGTAACAGCCATTTATTTTGTTCATGTGGAACATGGAACCACCATCAGATAGAGATTGTCTATGTACAGAGAGACTCAGATCCATATAAGACTCTCAGTGCTGCCAAAAATTGGAAGAGGCTCTGGCCCTGAATCAGACTCATCTGTACTCCTAGGAAAGTTGGATAGATTCTGCTATAGTTTTCATGGGAAGGAATTAATTAGTGAATCAATTATAGGACCTTTAGTTGATATTTCATTGCTAATGTCTCGTACAATCTCTTTCTTAGTACTTTCATCTCTAAATAGCTGCCTTCCAGTGTATGTCCGTGCATGtcggaaaaaagaaaaggagttgTTTGAATCTTGAAGGTAAGTTCGTTTCTCATATGGCTGGCAAAGTACAGAAACATTGTTGTTTCACTCCCTAACTGACTATGTTATCACGCCGCCCAGACGCTGCCTGGGTGACAGGCAATGCCTACCGCCTATGCGGGCCTAGGTGCCTAGGCTAGGCAAAAAAtgtgaccatttttttttaaatttttttagttgtgTTAATATGTCAAGCTATTTTGATTAattattactaatatttgaaatgtagAGGGTATTAAATGTAAactaatacaagaaaaaaaaaaactaaatctgatctctagaagaaggaatgtaaatctgCAAGAAGGCTTTAATTCATCtctactttaaaaaaatgacataatataataaaaaagactaaccgtacataatagtatacatataagtacacaaTAGTAATACgtataagtacataaccatactaacgtatacatataacaggtatcacgatactacatattatataacaggctaacaatatatacatataataagtTGATGCACTAttatataacaggtataacagacTGTACATAACAGTATGTACATGTGACATCTATAACatattacaatacatataaagGGAACaacaaattgtattacaatacaatttaacataatagtATATATAAAGTTTATATCAGGTATAACAAATTAGCAATACATATAACTACATGATATAAGTACGTCACTTAGCCATactaatatatgcatataacatgtatGAGGTATCACAATATTATATAACAGACTAAGTGACTAAcagtatgtacatataacacTTAACAGTATGCATGTAACAGCATAATCAacacaaaaatacataaaaatccgtaatcaatacaaaataaagtacataacaatatatactaAGAAACTTTAATGGAAAGGGAATATGACTTCACTTTTCCATGGACTGGGCGTGTTGGCGGGAGGCAAGCTTAGGTGCCAGCCTAAGCGCCAACACACATCCCGTTGCCTAAATGGTGGACTTCGATGGGTGTGGACTATGTTTAGTCCATGCCTAGGcgaggccttaacaacataggtAGCTGGGCACATAGTTCTTATGATATGCAAGCCGTTTTTGGCGTTACTTGCAACTAGTGAAAATTGCTAGCACATGGTCATGTAACTGAAGACCTTAAGTTGGTCACTTTTTAGGACTTTTCCTCTCTTGTTTTGACGTTAGCACATGGATAAACTTTTCAGTGTCCTTTGATTCTTTTGCACgatcaaaacaaatttgaatatcaattttattggTTTCTAACTTCATAACAGGAAAATCACCTTATCATGGAAACTCTTGGAAGCTGATTCGGTGAACTATAAATTAAGTGTTATGCAGTCGGTTTCATGGaagcttgataaaaaaaatgtcgtATTCCCAAGTATCAAGTGCTTCAAACAAAAACCATCTGTCATGGCCCCTATTTTTTGTGTGGGATTGGCAATGCAATGTTAATTGTTACATCATGTCTCCCCGTTGGCCTGTATCTTGTGCCTGAAGATAGAGCTGCACATTCTATTACAAACGAAATTCAATGTGTCTGTGTAATTAgctttttcttctctattttcaGCTTGGATATAGATACCGGATATAAATTTAACAACTCTGAAGCACTTTTACATAAATTGTTATGCTAAATTTGGTGTCtattaatataatataagaTTCTATTTCTGAAATTACGAAGAATGAAGGGTTTGCAGCTCCTGAATATAATCATGCTAGTGGTTGCCACTTGCCACGGTATGCCATGTTGGAGTAAAATTTAGTAAACCAAATTGATGAACACAACATGCCAAGCATGTCTTTGTTACTTTAGGTTCCATCTGCTGGGATCAATCATGGTCACCAACCACAGTTGTACACTTTTCATCCTTTGTTGGATGCATGTTGGATGTTGGATTATGAAACTTGAGTGGATGCTGTTGTATGCGCCTTAGGCTGCCCCATTCTGCCACAACCAATGGGCTCTGCCCTGTCAAGGCCGTTTCCAGAAAAGCGTTTCAAGGCAAGTACTTTTGTCGGCAACAACATCATAGTGAGCAAATGTAGGCCTAAAAAGTGGCCGCCTAAGTGGATGCTGTTGTATGCGCCTTAGGCTGCCCCATTCTGCCACAACCAATGGGCTCTGTCCTGTCAAGGCCGTTTCCAGAAAAGCGTTCCAAGGCAAGTACTTCTGTCGGCAACAACATCATAGTGAGCAAATGTAGGCCTAGAAAGTGGCCGCCTAAGTGGATGCTGTTGTATGCGCCTTAAGCTGCCCTATTCTGCCACAACTAATGGGCTCTGCCCTGTCAAGGCCGTTTCCAGAAAAGCGTTCTAAGGCAAGTACTTCTGTCGGCAACAACATCATAGTGAGCAAATGTAGGCCTAGAAAGTGGCCGCCTAAGTGGATGCTGTTGTATGCGCCTTAGGCTGCCCCATTCTGCCACAACCAATGGGCTCTGCCCTGTCAAGGCCGTTTCCAAAAAAGCGTTCCAAGGCAAGTACTTCTGTCGGCAACAGCATCATAGTGAGCAAATGTAGGCCTAGAAAGTGGCCGCTTAAGTGGATGCTGTTGTATGCGCCTTAGGCTGCCCCATTCTGCCACAACCAATGGGCTCTGCCCTGTCAAGGCCGTTTCCAGAAAAGCGTTCCAAGGCAAGTACTTCTGTCGGCAACAGCATCATAGTGAGCAAATGTAGGCCTAGAAAGTGGCCGCCTAAGGAAGCAAAAAGAATGCACAAGTTGACTGCCAATTGGTACCCAGTGGGTGGTGAGTGATGCAAAAACTGCTTGAAGAAGGGTTGAAACCTTCCTTCTTCCCTTGCCCTAGAGTTCAGGGCTGCTTCATTTTATCTGAGAAAATTCAACATTTACAGTATAAGTGTCAATCAAAATGTCTTGCTTGCCATACTCGGCagttcaagaaaaaacaaaacctaCGAGACAACGTGCTATTAATGTGCCTGCCAGCTTGACCAACCGTGTCATGCTCCTTGACCAATTGATTACAGAATAATAATACAAATACCACAAGTGGGACTAATTAGCCAATTAGCCGGGATATTAACCAGCAGAGACTACAGTCCATTGAGATATTCCATCATGTAGAATTAAATTTGATGTTCTGCTTCATATagaggcggagccaaggtagggcctgcatgggccctggccttacctcaatttttttttaatttacatctaaattttagaaaattttacttgttttatataaaatttttaaaaaatggtatttctaccctaatcaaaatttagaagcTGTAACTTAAACTTTCATCAGtccgaccaactatgctatgctTTTCCAAGCAACACCTTGAGACTGAGATGTATTTGAATTTCTGCAATTCAACTAGttctttttcaaattctccGATAATTAATAAAAGGTATGAATATGcattcagattggattcaaatatatgaaCTCGGGTTCCCTTCAATGTTTTAAGTAGCATCTATCTAAGGTCCAGATTAAACCCAACGGATCGCAATCTCTACATGTACGACTTTATGATCTTAGCAATTTTTTGGCTAAATCTGATGATAAACTGTATATTTCAGTCTAGGAAGTAATTTCCCTCATGGAATCGAATGTTAGCGTTTCAAATTCAGAAAAATTAAGGCTGCACCGCTGGTGACGGCATCAATGCTTTTATTGTCAATCTATttactaaaattttctttcatgccTCCTCATTCTTGGTAGAAGCTCTGGTCAAATCCTGACTGGATTTTGAATGCGGCTTTGGATTTAGTTTCCTAAAGACATATGTCTGAATCCAACCAGGATTCAGACCCATTTCCTTGATTCAGTTGTTTAAATGAATCTGGTTTGGATCAATCTAGTTGACCCATTGACACTCCTAGTTAGGGTAAGTTTGAACGGAATCCCAGCCATGTTGTTTTTGGGTTGCAATAAAAGTCCTTGGACGTGCCCCTTGAATCCTACATCTATAGGATCAGCTTTGCATaataagaggttgtttgattgctgtccattaaGACAGGACAGACATGACGTCCAATTCATTACACTACTGTTCTGTCTTCATGGATAATGGTGTttttgtccaccgtttgatgattttaggaacaaaacacTACGTTCATCTTGTCCAGTGTTTGTTTCGCATATGTCTCTGATGTCTGTTTTATGTCCTGTCTAACGTTTGTTTTAAGAGGGATTTTCTCGTGAACCTCTTTGGGTTTTAAGAGGGTTGTCAATGGTTTTGATGCAATATGACATTATATTCAAACCTAAATTCAAGTaaacaaatttgataatatatatccaACGACCAAATAATCACTATAttcacttcaaaaattttataatcattATAAAAAACCAAATTTCGTCTATGATATGTGATTGAGACACATAGAGACAATAGTACGCAACATtacaatttccttctttttttttctccttgctcTTCTGTTCTTCAATAAAGCACCAAAGAAAATGCTCCACCTTCATGACGACAAATGGTAAGCAACCAAGGTTGTCTGTTTCCTCTTTCGCTCTTTCTCTTGCTCTTGGGCATTGCGTATAGGCTATAGGTTACGCATTCTTCTGTAGCAGCTACAATCACAGACTCACGTAGTATTTGAAATGTAGAGATTTGTCAAACTCAGATGATCTGTGTGGCCAAGAGCTGTTGTTTATCTACCATTCAAAATTAGTAGGAACGCATGATTCCTTGACGCCAAATTCTGGGGGGAAAGGATGCCGGCGACATTCATTCAATGTTAAAACATGAAGCTGCTAATCTCATCAAAGGCCTGACAGAGGATGCACCGATTGCACGTTTGATCACTGATcaccataaataaaaatttgtaaagcaaAAATATATACCTTGTGACATGTCTGATCAGTTCTAAAGAAACACAGTTCATGTGCATAGAGAAAAACTCAACCTCACATATGTGAAATTCCAGCAAAAAggcatataaattcaaaaaattcaagttggCATATGACAATTCTAGCCAAACATAGATAAACCACAAAAATGCAAGCATATACatgaaaattaagcaaaaaacaGGTAAATTCAAACTTACATAATGCAATTCTAGGcaaaaaagaaacttaaatttacatatggtgacttgattctagaccaattagaacaaaatctcaaatttataGATCTAGAGATGGAAGTTGGGGAGTACTCACTTGTGCTAGATGCGATTAAGCCACTTGAGCCTTCAGCCATCAAGAATCTACTACCAGATGATAGGTGGTGTGCTTTAGTGTCCTTTCACCTTCTTAAGCATGTGTTCATAATATCTAAACATCATGTTCATTATCGATTATTTAGTTCATCTCTGAGAGCATGTTATTCCATTACAATATTCAATAAGGCCTAAGAAGTACCCCTTTCCTGTCCTACAATACTAAAAAGCAATGAATTAATCAAGGAAAGTGCAGCGTTGCTGCTTGTGACATCATCCATGCAGCTCCTTTCTATTcattgataacaaaaaattcaaattctctCAAGTTTTTCTGTTGCTGCGTAGACACATGAATTATCAAAAGTGTGTCTGGTAACCGCAAGCCATGTGTGAGAAGGCCGACTACATGGTGACTGGTGTCATGAAACCTTCATGACCACCATATGCTCAATGAAACATCACAATAAAAAACTTGCAATGCTAAAGATATTGCAGACATAACCAGGCAACCTACTTCATGTATCACACAATAGCTCTCAAGTGACACTAACTGATTCCATTGCTCTCCAATCATCATTttaagaagaagagagaaaatcacATCTCTCAGTTCATTCTTCAACTACAAAACCTCAAACACAATAGAAAGATGGCATTTTCTAATGGAAACTCTTCTCACACTAGTTCAAACAACCTCCATTAACACACATTCATCAGAAAAGCCATATTCACAGAATCACAAAGTTGTGTTTGGAAACGAATTAGATCTGTTAATTTCCTGGAAATTGGTGTTTTAGTAGCTAACTTTGTTGTTGAAATCATCGCCTCAATTGGGTGGGTTTATTACAATGTCCTAACCAGTCCACCCGACCCAAATCTGTTATATTGAGTAAGACATCCGACTCACTGAATTCGACTTGTAAAGAGACAAGGGAACTCTTCTACATAGACCCTGGTCAGGTCTAATACAATGACAATACCTTATAGATATATTTTGGCACAAAACTAAAGGAGTAAAAAATAGCAACAATCAAGCATATTCGTTAGCAATTTTAGAAATATAATGATGTTCATTGATATTGGACTATCAATATTGGCATAGATGCCCAtctgaaaaacaataaaatttattgaaaCAGATAGAAAATTCAATACCTTGTGCAAATGAAATTTCACTTCTTCGACAACTACAATTATGTCAGTTGCTAGCTTTGATGCCACAAACCTGCATTatttatcaaaattaaagaCATAAAGAGAACCATTTTAATAAAATCAGTCAATCAAGAGAAgaccattttttttgtcaatacaaagaaacaacttaaattttaCAAAGAAGGTCAAATCcatatttaaacatgaaaaggaTGCCTTGAGGTACACATCATGCACAATTTTTGAATAACCAAAAGAATGATTATTTGGATGACTACCCAGAGTATTATATGCCATGTTACAAGCAGCAATATGAAGGCACCATGATGATATCGTATATTTATTCTTGTGCTGATAACCAATTTGAGTATCATCATCTACATGCTAGGGAGATTTGGGGCCAAAGAGCAGTGAGTTTcttatgaaattttttgttgtttatatttGTGTGGATTGAGTTGTGTATGTACATTAACTTGCTATGCTTTTTAAGTTCCTCATTCTCATAccttttgttcattgttttgaCACGCATTGTCTTTCTCTTTAGATGTTACTATTGTTTTCTGCAACTATCCATCTTATTGCAGAATAGTCATCAAGTTCTCTATAGTGGTTCATAATTCAAAACACTAACTCCACAAAATTAAAATCTCTAGTTACCTAGTGACCCATGAACTAAAAACACTGTGGTGTGCTGGAAATTAAATTTTAAGTGGTAGATCAGGTGAGCTTTGATCCATGTACAATGTGTGCTTATATCATGATTATATATACACATCCATGTCACAATGATATGTTAACTCACTGACGTGGCTTTGGCTTGTCAACTACAGCGTGTTTCAGAAAGCAGGGTAAAAcattttcccttatttttgaaccaataaaatgttgaaaaaatgaaattaatggaAATGTCATAAAAATGTATTAGAAGTTACgaaaagcatgaaaacatgAGCTGTATGtgattgaatctgaatccacctCCGTGCATGTCATTGTGGATGTGGTTGGGTTCTGTCATGATGCcaattttctctcttgcttggtCTTGCACCGTGATGGGAATAGACATTTCACTGTGCACACTGTGCTTATCATGATACAAGATGTCGGTCAGGTTTTTCCACAAACATTTTGGGAGCATCTTCCATTCGGTAGTAAAAAGTCTAAATCCAGTAACCGTTGCCATTTGCAACAAATGCAAAAAGGGGCTTTAGCAATAAAATCGAAcaatagagaaaggaaagagagagagatgggaataGACCCGTACCTGGAATGCAATGGTCACCCTGCCTTGCTGAACGACGCTGCGTAGGAGCCGCTGGAAGACGGCCTGTG
Proteins encoded in this region:
- the LOC116251100 gene encoding exocyst complex component EXO70B1-like; this translates as MAAVEGDERVIATAQQIVKSLGTTKNATKDIIMILSSFDNRLSTMTDLLASSGAGEMEERLDAAEAKVMQWDLNLETGRQCFLWDDFPDEARDFLSAVDEVSGLTESLGKLSLASEEERDLLDRAQSVLQVAMDRLEDEFRHVLIRKTVPLDADRLSGSTSIRRDDEGGSEYSGGGGDHDCGGSEEIDAADRSEYACDEGPLSLELIRPEAIPGLRDIAHRMVNSGYAGECCQVYSSIRRDVLEECLSILGVDKLSIDDVQKMEWNPLDGKIRRWIQAMKITVGDIFSGEHRLCEQIFGELGGDVREVCFVETAKSAVLQLLNFGEAVAIGRRSPEKLSRILDMYDALAEALPDLQFLFSGEAGEALVEEAMSLLVSLGDAAKGTFAEFENAIRREASRTPIQGGAIHPLVRYVMNYLKLLVDYSDTLNVLMEDDTINVPEEDEEIRYLGSNSPMARRLFSLTSLLEANVVEKSKLYKDKAMQFVFLMNNLLYIVQRVKDSELSGLLGDRWVKKRRGQVRQYATGYLRASWNKVLLCLKDEGIGSGLGGSSSGGAVSKVALKERFKNFNLGFEEIYRNQTAWNVPDPQLSEELRISISEKVIPAYRSFMGRFRSHLESSRHADKYIKYTPEDLENYLLDLFEGVPATLSHPRRKSS